The Gemmatimonadaceae bacterium genomic sequence GCACGCTGCATGCGCTCGATACCTGGGGGCGCCGCGACGATGCAGAGAAACCGGACGCGCGTGGCGCCGGCTCGTTTGAGCGATGACACTGCGGCAACGGCGCTTCCTCCCGTCGCCAACATCGGATCGAGCACGAAAAAGTGCCGTTCGGCCACGTCGCCGGGCACCTTGAAATAGTAGTCCACCGGTTCGAGTGTATCGTGATCGCGATACATTCCGATGTGCCCAACACGTGCCGATGGAACCAGCCGCAACACACCTTCCACCATGCCGAGTCCTGCGCGCAGCACCGGGACGAGCGTGAGCTTCTTTCCGCTCACACGGCGTCCGCGCATCGACTCGAGCGGTGTATTGACGTCCACCGTCTCGAGCGAG encodes the following:
- the upp gene encoding uracil phosphoribosyltransferase, which produces MHTTPALGNLIVSRHPLIEHKLSIARDRTTTTKLFKELVEEIAMLMAYEATSDLSLETVDVNTPLESMRGRRVSGKKLTLVPVLRAGLGMVEGVLRLVPSARVGHIGMYRDHDTLEPVDYYFKVPGDVAERHFFVLDPMLATGGSAVAAVSSLKRAGATRVRFLCIVAAPPGIERMQRAHPDVPIYAAALDRELNAQGYILPGLGDAGDRIFGTR